One Cyprinus carpio isolate SPL01 chromosome A16, ASM1834038v1, whole genome shotgun sequence genomic region harbors:
- the LOC109058775 gene encoding yrdC domain-containing protein, mitochondrial-like yields MLSELVMDFFSFIRSAGARLGFSPHSYALNRSCKSASMCKDLKTRVLRLSAQSSGDPTSQQQREWTEVLSATVKALKAGQLVAVPTDTIYGLACVAQDSAAVRRVYDLKGRNGDKPLAICVGEIQDIYRYCTVSVKEELLRDLLPGPVTLVLERSSALNGDLNPFTKLIGVRIPDHPFMRRLCQMCGEPLALTSANVSTQTSTVAANEFEDLWPSLAVVVDGGPIGDESRLGSTVVDLSVCGRYRIIRPGCALSATVQVLEGKYGLLEDPVN; encoded by the exons ATGCTGTCTGAGCTGGTTATGGACTTCTTCAGTTTTATTCGCTCGGCCGGGGCTCGTCTCGGTTTCAGCCCTCACTCGTACGCGTTAAATAGGTCGTGTAAGAGCGCCAGCATGTGTAAAGATCTGAAGACGAGAGTGCTGCGGTTATCAGCGCAGAGCTCCGGGGATCCGACCTCACAGCAGCAGCGGG AGTGGACGGAGGTCCTGAGCGCCACAGTCAAGGCTCTGAAGGCGGGGCAGCTCGTGGCCGTCCCCACTGACACCATCTACGGTCTGGCCTGTGTGGCTCAGGACTCCGCGGCTGTCAGGAGAGTTTATGATCTCAAAGGACGGAATGGAGACAAACCTCTCGCCATCTGTGTCGGAGAAATACAGGACATCTACAG GTACTGTACGGTGTCTGTGAAGGAGGAGCTGCTCCGAGATCTGCTGCCTGGACCTGTGACACTAGTTCTGGAAAGATCCTCCGCACTGAACGGAGACCTCAATCCTTTTACCAAG CTCATAGGGGTTCGTATCCCAGACCATCCGTTCATGAGGCGTCTCTGTCAGATGTGCGGCGAGCCGCTCGCTCTCACCAGTGCTAACGTCAGCACACAAACCAGCACAGTAGCTGCTAAT GAGTTTGAGGATCTGTGGCCCAGTCTGGCTGTTGTGGTGGACGGTGGACCGATTGGAGATGAAAGCCGTTTGGGTTCAACAGTTGTGGATCTGTCTGTGTGCGGCAGATACCGTATAATCCGACCAGGATG TGCTCTCTCTGCTACAGTTCAGGTACTTGAGGGCAAGTATGGACTGCTGGAGGATCCTGTAAATTAG